One genomic window of Marinobacter adhaerens HP15 includes the following:
- a CDS encoding helix-turn-helix domain-containing protein yields the protein MSAFGTLFREMRLGKRLSQMDFALACEVSPKHISFLETGRSKPSKGMVIHLAQMLQADLAGTNRLLSAAGYSQVYSDQDLNAPAMSMIREALEHLLEGHLPYPAVVFDHEYYLVMANQTMQAMMARMNELGARFPARPNFLLSLLDERGMKPFVVDWENIACHMLQRVYHEHLAGPFRDQPNRLLEQALTVPGVPQNWKNHVVEHLDYPAIPFTLNLGDQQLRIFSTIATIGTPLDVTAQNLRIEHFFPMDEASKAYWQG from the coding sequence ATGAGCGCCTTTGGTACTCTGTTCAGAGAAATGCGGCTGGGCAAGCGCCTGAGCCAGATGGATTTTGCCCTTGCGTGTGAGGTGTCGCCCAAGCACATCAGCTTTCTGGAAACCGGCCGCAGCAAGCCCAGCAAAGGCATGGTTATACATTTAGCTCAGATGCTGCAGGCGGACCTGGCCGGAACCAATCGGCTCCTGTCTGCTGCAGGATACAGCCAGGTCTACTCCGATCAGGATCTGAATGCGCCTGCCATGTCCATGATCAGGGAGGCGCTTGAACACTTGCTGGAGGGGCACCTGCCGTACCCGGCCGTGGTTTTCGACCATGAGTATTATCTGGTGATGGCCAACCAGACCATGCAGGCGATGATGGCGAGGATGAACGAGCTGGGGGCCCGGTTTCCGGCCCGGCCGAACTTCTTGCTGTCGCTGCTGGATGAGCGCGGCATGAAACCCTTCGTGGTTGATTGGGAGAATATTGCCTGCCACATGCTGCAACGCGTTTACCATGAGCACCTTGCGGGCCCTTTCCGGGATCAGCCCAACCGGTTACTGGAGCAGGCTTTGACCGTGCCCGGCGTTCCTCAGAACTGGAAAAACCACGTGGTGGAGCACCTGGACTACCCGGCGATTCCTTTCACACTGAATCTGGGCGATCAGCAGCTCAGGATCTTTTCCACCATTGCAACGATAGGCACGCCGCTGGATGTGACTGCTCAGAATTTGCGGATCGAGCACTTTTTTCCGATGGATGAGGCCAGTAAGGCCTATTGGCAGGGATGA
- a CDS encoding TM2 domain-containing protein, producing MLRQEEVDAEEEALRKKIRELSEEQRVEFYRKAGKAVKDPDTYAALNWFFVTGLHHFYLGRWQWGLMDIGALLVAIGCFVAGLVLPGVILLAIVYSWELWQLFRSQIIVQDWNNRLYRDLLRRY from the coding sequence ATGCTGAGACAAGAAGAGGTTGATGCCGAGGAAGAAGCCCTCAGAAAGAAGATTCGAGAGCTTTCAGAAGAACAGCGAGTGGAATTCTACCGGAAGGCCGGGAAAGCGGTGAAGGATCCGGATACCTACGCGGCACTGAACTGGTTTTTTGTCACCGGATTGCACCATTTTTACCTGGGGCGATGGCAATGGGGGCTGATGGATATTGGCGCCTTGCTTGTTGCTATCGGGTGTTTCGTCGCTGGTTTGGTTTTGCCCGGAGTTATCCTGCTTGCGATCGTTTATTCCTGGGAATTGTGGCAACTTTTCAGGTCCCAGATTATTGTCCAGGACTGGAATAACCGGCTTTATCGGGATTTGTTGCGACGCTATTAA
- a CDS encoding SDR family NAD(P)-dependent oxidoreductase gives MSYVVITGASAGIGECFARALAAEKQNVILVARREERLNALAAELKKQHGIEAIVLKADLADQTGADALARRINEGGWPLAGLINNAGFGDRGAFSDLALERQLAMIQVNITSLVSLTWQLLPALRKQSGSFVINVASTAAFQAGPNMAIYYATKAFVLSFSEALHEELKGAGVAVSALCPGATASEFAQEAHMTDTKLFKAGTMTAEAVVKKSLAQRRNAIVIPGLRNLLMVWSGKLSPRAVTRRLAGWLQA, from the coding sequence ATGTCGTACGTGGTTATCACTGGCGCCAGCGCCGGCATTGGCGAGTGCTTCGCCCGGGCACTCGCCGCGGAAAAACAGAACGTGATTCTGGTGGCTCGCCGGGAAGAGCGCCTGAATGCTCTGGCCGCAGAATTAAAGAAACAGCATGGAATTGAGGCCATCGTCCTGAAAGCCGACCTGGCGGATCAGACCGGCGCCGACGCACTGGCCCGGCGGATCAACGAGGGCGGCTGGCCGCTTGCCGGCTTGATCAACAACGCCGGGTTTGGCGACCGCGGCGCCTTTTCCGATCTGGCGCTGGAACGACAGCTGGCAATGATCCAGGTGAACATCACCTCGCTGGTCTCCCTCACCTGGCAGCTGCTGCCAGCCCTGCGCAAACAGAGCGGCAGTTTTGTGATCAACGTGGCTTCCACAGCGGCGTTCCAGGCCGGGCCGAATATGGCCATTTACTACGCCACCAAAGCATTTGTGTTGTCTTTCTCCGAAGCGCTTCATGAGGAACTCAAAGGGGCAGGCGTTGCGGTGAGTGCCTTGTGCCCTGGTGCCACTGCTTCAGAGTTTGCCCAGGAAGCACACATGACTGACACCAAACTCTTCAAAGCCGGCACCATGACAGCCGAGGCAGTGGTCAAGAAATCCCTGGCCCAACGCAGAAACGCCATTGTTATTCCGGGGCTGCGCAACCTGCTGATGGTCTGGTCTGGTAAACTCTCGCCCCGTGCCGTAACACGACGGCTGGCCGGGTGGCTGCAAGCCTGA
- the yidD gene encoding membrane protein insertion efficiency factor YidD, with protein MLQALALKAIGFYRRTGGGTRWFGIDCNFEPSCSAYSEEAIRRFGFYEGVRLTFHRLRRCNRPDAICKCIEPVTGDIGHAETRRG; from the coding sequence GTGCTGCAGGCGTTAGCACTGAAGGCCATCGGGTTTTATCGTCGGACAGGCGGTGGTACTCGATGGTTTGGCATCGACTGCAACTTTGAGCCGAGTTGCTCGGCTTACTCTGAGGAAGCTATCCGCCGGTTCGGATTCTATGAGGGAGTGAGGTTAACGTTTCACCGCCTTCGCAGGTGCAACAGGCCGGACGCGATCTGTAAATGCATTGAGCCGGTCACGGGGGATATCGGGCATGCTGAGACAAGAAGAGGTTGA
- a CDS encoding SO2930 family diheme c-type cytochrome, protein MSNNHRAIAAVLGASVLLAACGGGGSGDSSVDEGSGLTGSALNASAGAPTGSEGSCSATTDGVNWDALMTEVCPKLSDYNLFADASDPTSGPTRGGVPYDLSTALFSDYTTKYRFVFVPEGQQVGYNASEVLEFPVGTVIAKTFALPENTAMRDGAELVIETRLLIHRTDGWIALPYYWSSESDATLAIAGKRLTDLSTVNNQGQALTFDYAVPKAADCTSCHSIVPDLAGPDDQREQIFLPIGPKARYLNTNFSYPDGTVYNQLQYWAEGELLTGLPGDFNTVEKAPVFDDNTHIPSLSDAELNDAARAYLDINCAHCHRADLTLPADYAGPAGSSGVQLEYNRNYADSPGKFGVCKDPVAGGKEGYPYDVIPGNADESYLLFRVETTDSRHKMPELGRSTVHQEGAQLIRSWIDYLPRASCSPST, encoded by the coding sequence ATGAGCAACAACCATAGAGCAATCGCAGCGGTATTGGGGGCTTCGGTACTTCTGGCCGCCTGTGGAGGCGGTGGAAGTGGGGATTCCTCGGTTGACGAGGGTTCGGGTCTGACCGGGAGCGCACTGAATGCCAGTGCAGGGGCGCCGACAGGATCGGAAGGCAGCTGCAGTGCAACGACAGATGGCGTGAACTGGGACGCGCTGATGACCGAGGTGTGTCCCAAGCTTTCCGACTACAACCTGTTTGCCGACGCCAGTGATCCCACGTCGGGACCGACGCGAGGTGGGGTGCCCTATGATCTCTCGACCGCTTTGTTTTCTGACTACACCACCAAGTACCGTTTCGTGTTTGTGCCGGAAGGCCAACAGGTCGGTTACAACGCGTCAGAGGTTCTCGAGTTTCCGGTCGGGACGGTGATAGCAAAAACTTTTGCGTTGCCGGAGAACACCGCCATGCGTGACGGTGCAGAGCTGGTCATCGAGACCCGGCTGCTGATTCATCGAACCGATGGCTGGATCGCATTGCCGTATTACTGGTCCTCGGAGTCGGATGCGACTTTGGCTATCGCGGGCAAACGCCTGACTGATCTGTCCACCGTAAACAATCAAGGGCAAGCACTCACCTTTGATTACGCGGTGCCCAAGGCCGCAGACTGCACCTCCTGCCATTCTATCGTGCCGGACCTTGCCGGGCCTGATGACCAGCGCGAGCAGATCTTCCTGCCGATAGGTCCCAAAGCCCGTTATCTGAATACCAACTTCAGTTATCCCGATGGTACGGTATACAACCAGCTTCAATACTGGGCCGAAGGCGAGTTGCTGACCGGATTGCCAGGGGATTTCAACACCGTGGAAAAGGCGCCGGTATTCGATGACAACACCCATATTCCGTCATTGAGTGATGCGGAATTGAACGATGCGGCCAGAGCCTATCTAGACATCAACTGCGCCCACTGCCACCGTGCCGACCTGACGTTGCCTGCCGACTATGCAGGGCCCGCTGGAAGCAGCGGCGTGCAGTTGGAGTACAACCGCAACTATGCCGACTCGCCTGGTAAATTCGGTGTCTGCAAGGACCCGGTGGCGGGCGGCAAAGAGGGATACCCGTACGATGTGATTCCAGGCAACGCGGATGAGTCTTACCTGCTGTTCCGGGTCGAAACGACAGATAGCAGGCACAAGATGCCTGAGCTGGGCCGCAGCACGGTGCATCAGGAAGGTGCTCAACTGATCCGAAGCTGGATTGACTATCTCCCAAGAGCCAGTTGTTCACCGAGTACTTAG
- a CDS encoding cold-shock protein, translating to MSTITGNVKFFNEAKGFGFITREGGADVFVHYSNIQGGGFKTLAEGQEVEFTVTQGQKGPQAENVIGL from the coding sequence ATGTCTACAATTACCGGCAACGTTAAGTTCTTCAACGAAGCAAAAGGTTTTGGTTTTATTACTCGTGAAGGCGGCGCAGACGTCTTTGTTCATTACAGCAATATTCAGGGTGGCGGTTTCAAAACTCTGGCCGAAGGCCAGGAAGTTGAGTTCACCGTGACTCAGGGCCAAAAAGGCCCGCAAGCAGAAAACGTTATTGGCCTGTAA
- a CDS encoding DUF4177 domain-containing protein, with protein MTAQRFTEYKMVHISEGGCGTLLLGSSGLPLKKIEAELNRYAAEGWQVVFQVLEMKRFWLFWQRESVIVTLGR; from the coding sequence ATGACGGCTCAACGTTTCACCGAATACAAGATGGTCCATATTTCGGAAGGTGGCTGTGGCACGCTCCTGCTCGGCTCCTCTGGCCTGCCTTTGAAAAAAATCGAAGCAGAATTGAATCGGTATGCTGCCGAGGGTTGGCAGGTGGTATTCCAGGTTCTGGAGATGAAGCGTTTCTGGCTGTTCTGGCAGCGTGAATCCGTGATTGTGACCCTGGGGCGCTAA
- a CDS encoding parallel beta-helix domain-containing protein, producing the protein MRQARTFKKRLLVTAIAGSVLLSGCGGDDGQDGVDGKDGVDGQPADVVAELAVTTSGFSIPEGAILVAPDAADGDDITEALSVALFDLPEDALVVLPKGRFVVTESIVVNSASGLTLTGHGINETALDFSNSNGDDAFRFQGGNGITVRDFGVYEAPKNGIKATNVNGIHMTHTATVWEGELEANNGAYGLYPLKSQNVLLENNYAFGSADAGIYVGQSENIVVRNNTAKQNVAGIEIENSTMADVYNNIALGNSGGILVFDLPGLDKAYGGNVRVFNNQAYSNNADNVGAGVVGLVPPGTGALVLATSDVEIYNNQITDNDTTAVAITSYLLVDDDLPSYPANYGATIGNGWSPTLKNVYLHNNTIARNGGNPRGALLQPIIDGYASNMNSKGTPQTFPAILYDGIGELLSNAGELAAFNALVGAEAQADGVNYDPYGPGDQICANSNINGNPAPDYDEVNTGLVYPDDPAQITMVDGSGNPLPHLLIDQMVNNTFLNCVQPRLAPAVVNFRNNIYGCTGDDLAEAACAL; encoded by the coding sequence ATGCGCCAGGCTAGAACGTTCAAGAAGCGACTGTTGGTTACAGCCATTGCAGGCAGTGTTCTGCTCTCCGGTTGCGGAGGGGATGATGGTCAAGACGGAGTGGATGGCAAGGATGGGGTCGACGGGCAGCCCGCCGATGTTGTGGCCGAACTTGCTGTGACCACCTCCGGTTTTTCAATCCCTGAGGGTGCCATTCTGGTAGCGCCCGATGCGGCAGACGGTGATGACATTACCGAGGCGTTGTCTGTTGCACTTTTTGATCTGCCGGAAGATGCCCTGGTGGTCTTGCCGAAAGGGCGTTTTGTGGTCACAGAGAGCATTGTTGTAAACAGTGCCAGTGGGTTAACCCTCACCGGTCACGGCATCAACGAAACCGCATTGGACTTCAGTAATTCCAATGGCGACGATGCATTCCGCTTTCAGGGCGGAAATGGAATCACTGTGCGTGACTTCGGCGTTTATGAGGCCCCAAAAAACGGTATCAAAGCCACCAACGTCAACGGCATCCATATGACCCACACCGCCACTGTCTGGGAAGGTGAGCTGGAGGCCAATAACGGGGCCTATGGGCTGTATCCCCTGAAGAGCCAGAACGTGCTGCTGGAGAACAATTACGCCTTCGGCTCTGCGGATGCGGGCATCTACGTGGGCCAGTCCGAAAATATTGTGGTACGGAACAACACCGCCAAGCAGAACGTGGCCGGCATCGAGATAGAGAACTCCACCATGGCGGATGTCTACAACAACATCGCGCTCGGAAACTCCGGTGGCATTCTGGTCTTCGACTTGCCCGGGCTGGATAAGGCCTATGGTGGCAATGTTCGTGTGTTCAATAACCAGGCATACAGCAATAACGCCGATAATGTCGGTGCTGGTGTGGTTGGGTTGGTACCGCCGGGAACCGGTGCGCTGGTGCTGGCGACCAGCGACGTTGAGATTTACAACAACCAGATCACCGATAACGACACCACGGCTGTTGCGATCACCAGTTACCTTTTGGTCGATGACGACCTGCCCAGTTACCCAGCCAATTATGGCGCCACCATCGGTAACGGCTGGAGCCCGACGCTCAAGAACGTCTACCTGCACAACAACACCATTGCCCGGAACGGCGGTAACCCCCGGGGCGCGCTGCTCCAGCCAATTATTGATGGCTACGCTTCGAACATGAACAGCAAGGGAACACCACAAACGTTCCCGGCGATTCTGTACGACGGGATTGGTGAATTGCTCTCCAATGCCGGTGAGCTGGCTGCCTTTAATGCGCTGGTCGGCGCCGAGGCTCAGGCGGATGGCGTGAACTACGACCCTTATGGCCCAGGTGATCAGATTTGTGCCAACAGCAACATCAACGGCAACCCGGCGCCAGACTACGACGAAGTGAATACTGGTCTGGTCTATCCGGATGATCCCGCCCAGATAACAATGGTCGACGGCAGTGGCAACCCGCTACCGCATCTGCTGATTGATCAGATGGTCAACAATACCTTTCTGAATTGCGTTCAGCCCCGGCTGGCACCGGCAGTGGTGAATTTCCGCAACAACATATACGGCTGTACCGGGGATGACCTGGCGGAAGCCGCCTGCGCGCTGTAA
- a CDS encoding TetR family transcriptional regulator, producing MVLKHRLCGGKQRARTESDKALREQQILDAAERLFLEHRFHGLTLADVARETGLTKAALYRYFRSKELLFIAVYRRAMSGWVSDVEAVGPDGFPNQFVDRILAHPVFCGLTAILHIALETGLSEEEAREFKLFLLSQSRRITAVIGKATNREEAACLRYLLQCQQALIGCWHMSHPPEPARKAMQLEPLTVFQLEFSDTLEHHLSILTKAFMQDE from the coding sequence GTGGTTTTGAAGCACAGACTATGCGGTGGTAAACAACGCGCCCGGACCGAGTCGGACAAGGCGCTGCGGGAACAGCAGATACTCGATGCGGCGGAAAGGCTGTTTCTGGAGCACCGGTTCCACGGCCTGACCCTGGCGGATGTGGCCCGCGAAACCGGGCTCACCAAAGCGGCACTGTATCGCTACTTCCGCAGCAAGGAACTGCTGTTCATTGCCGTTTATCGCCGCGCAATGTCAGGCTGGGTTTCAGACGTTGAAGCCGTTGGCCCGGACGGTTTCCCCAACCAGTTTGTAGACCGCATCCTGGCCCACCCCGTGTTCTGCGGTCTCACCGCCATCCTGCACATTGCTCTTGAAACCGGCCTGAGCGAAGAGGAGGCCCGGGAGTTCAAACTGTTCCTGCTGTCACAGTCCCGGCGTATCACCGCTGTCATCGGCAAAGCAACAAACCGGGAAGAAGCCGCTTGCCTGCGATACCTCCTGCAGTGCCAGCAAGCACTGATCGGCTGCTGGCATATGTCTCACCCGCCGGAGCCGGCCCGAAAAGCCATGCAGCTGGAACCGCTGACCGTTTTCCAGCTGGAGTTTTCAGACACACTCGAACACCATCTGAGCATTCTGACCAAGGCGTTTATGCAAGACGAATGA
- a CDS encoding OmpA family protein — protein sequence MNNRYMILSMVVSFSIFLAGCASAPKDNQMVDEAKAAYEDIRTDPDVARSGDRQLRSARDQLARAERLLEEGASTAEIEHAAYLANRHAEIAREQAERAKLQQQINSAEERRKELELQARSAEAQAAQQEAAELRRQMEAMQAEQTDRGMVLTLGDVLFDLNRAELKPAGETTVGRLAEFMAEYENRRVRVEGYTDSTGAESYNQQLSERRAEAVREALMDRGINRARIEVQGFGEQYPVATNETPAGRQQNRRVEIVISDADGNIKER from the coding sequence ATGAACAATCGATACATGATTTTGAGCATGGTTGTCAGCTTTTCCATCTTCCTGGCCGGATGTGCCAGTGCGCCCAAGGACAATCAGATGGTTGACGAAGCAAAGGCGGCCTATGAGGATATCCGAACCGATCCAGACGTTGCCCGCAGTGGCGACCGCCAGCTGAGAAGCGCCAGGGATCAGCTTGCCCGCGCTGAGCGATTACTGGAAGAGGGTGCCAGCACCGCGGAAATCGAGCATGCGGCCTACCTGGCCAATCGCCATGCCGAGATTGCCCGGGAGCAGGCCGAACGCGCCAAGCTGCAGCAACAGATAAACTCCGCCGAAGAAAGACGCAAGGAACTGGAGTTGCAGGCTCGCTCTGCAGAGGCCCAGGCTGCCCAGCAGGAAGCCGCTGAATTGCGCCGTCAAATGGAAGCTATGCAGGCCGAACAGACAGACCGTGGCATGGTACTTACCCTGGGTGACGTTCTGTTCGACCTGAATCGTGCTGAACTGAAACCTGCCGGGGAAACGACAGTAGGCCGCCTGGCTGAATTCATGGCTGAATATGAAAACCGTCGCGTGCGCGTGGAAGGCTACACGGACAGCACCGGAGCAGAATCTTACAACCAACAACTGTCAGAGCGTCGGGCTGAGGCTGTAAGAGAGGCCCTGATGGATAGAGGTATTAATCGGGCCCGGATTGAAGTGCAGGGATTCGGGGAACAATACCCGGTTGCGACGAACGAAACACCCGCAGGGCGCCAACAGAACAGGCGGGTCGAGATAGTGATTTCCGATGCGGACGGAAATATAAAAGAACGTTAG
- a CDS encoding DEAD/DEAH box helicase produces MNAPFKLRPYQREAVDATLAHFRKTDESAVIVLPTGAGKSLVIAELARLAKRKILVVTHVKELVEQNHAKYQSYGLTGGIFSAGLKRKESHHQVTFASVQSVSANLDQFRDEYSLVIIDECHRVSGEETSQYQRIIELLRQQNDSLKVLGLTATPYRLAMGWIYRYHYRGFVRGEDDKPFQHCIYELPLSYMINRGYLTRPELVNAAVAQYDFSALPKDRFGEYAERDVNQLLSKHKRVTRAIIEQVVELAAERQGVMIFAATVEHAREVAGYLPEHETALITGATDLKDRDLLIQRFKQRQLKYLVNVSVLTTGFDAPHVDFIAILRPTQSVSLYQQIVGRGLRLDEGKQDCLVIDYAGNHVNLHHPEVGEPKPNPDSEPVQVFCPGCGFANIFWGKTDDDGRVIEHYGRRCQGLLEPVDGVQDERPQQCDYRFRFKECPHCGAENDIAARNCHQCHKAIIDPDDQLRDALKLKDAMVIRCAGISLVADGSKLKITYHGEDGEELGESFDFSKPGQRAVFNKLFGRRFANSQAPKAFSSADEVLELEALLPAPDFVIARKQKHYWQVQERVFDYQGQFRKANEV; encoded by the coding sequence ATGAACGCTCCTTTCAAACTCCGGCCTTACCAGCGGGAAGCGGTTGACGCCACGCTGGCTCATTTTCGGAAAACCGATGAGTCCGCCGTTATCGTGCTGCCAACCGGTGCGGGGAAAAGCCTGGTTATTGCCGAGTTGGCGCGTCTCGCAAAGCGAAAGATCCTGGTGGTAACCCACGTAAAGGAGCTGGTGGAGCAGAATCACGCCAAGTATCAGAGTTATGGATTAACCGGCGGAATTTTCTCCGCCGGGCTGAAGCGGAAGGAAAGTCACCACCAGGTGACCTTTGCCAGTGTGCAGTCGGTATCGGCGAACCTGGATCAGTTTCGGGACGAATACTCGCTGGTCATTATTGATGAATGCCATCGGGTCAGCGGAGAAGAAACTAGCCAATATCAGCGCATCATAGAGCTCTTGCGGCAACAGAACGATTCTCTGAAAGTGCTCGGGCTGACTGCTACGCCTTACCGTCTGGCCATGGGCTGGATCTATCGCTATCACTATCGGGGCTTTGTTCGGGGCGAGGATGACAAGCCTTTTCAGCACTGCATTTACGAGCTACCGCTGAGTTACATGATCAACCGGGGGTATCTCACCCGGCCGGAGCTGGTGAACGCGGCAGTGGCTCAATACGATTTCTCTGCGCTGCCCAAGGACCGCTTTGGCGAATACGCCGAGAGGGACGTTAACCAGCTGCTGAGCAAACACAAGCGCGTGACCCGGGCGATCATTGAGCAGGTTGTGGAGTTGGCTGCCGAGCGTCAGGGCGTGATGATCTTTGCGGCCACCGTGGAGCATGCGCGGGAGGTCGCCGGATACCTGCCAGAACACGAAACTGCCCTGATAACGGGCGCCACCGATCTGAAGGATCGGGACTTGCTGATTCAGCGCTTCAAGCAGCGGCAGTTGAAATATCTGGTGAACGTGTCTGTGCTCACCACGGGCTTTGATGCGCCCCATGTGGACTTCATCGCCATTCTTCGGCCCACCCAGTCGGTGAGTCTCTATCAGCAAATAGTAGGCCGCGGGCTTCGTCTGGATGAGGGTAAACAGGATTGCCTGGTGATCGATTACGCCGGCAACCATGTGAATCTGCATCATCCGGAAGTGGGGGAGCCAAAGCCGAACCCCGACAGTGAGCCGGTGCAGGTGTTCTGCCCGGGCTGCGGGTTTGCCAATATCTTCTGGGGCAAAACAGACGATGATGGCCGTGTGATCGAGCATTACGGGCGTCGTTGTCAGGGACTGCTCGAGCCTGTTGACGGGGTTCAGGATGAACGCCCGCAGCAGTGCGATTACCGTTTCCGCTTCAAGGAGTGCCCGCATTGCGGGGCTGAGAATGATATTGCGGCCCGCAACTGTCACCAGTGCCACAAAGCCATCATCGACCCGGATGATCAGCTGAGAGATGCGCTGAAACTCAAGGATGCCATGGTCATCCGCTGCGCCGGGATATCGCTGGTTGCCGATGGCAGCAAGTTGAAGATCACCTATCACGGGGAAGATGGGGAAGAACTCGGCGAGTCGTTTGATTTCAGCAAGCCGGGCCAACGCGCTGTTTTTAATAAACTGTTCGGGCGTCGCTTTGCCAATAGCCAGGCCCCGAAAGCGTTCAGCTCAGCGGATGAGGTGCTTGAGCTGGAGGCCTTATTGCCGGCACCGGATTTCGTGATTGCGCGTAAGCAGAAGCACTATTGGCAGGTGCAGGAACGGGTTTTTGATTATCAGGGGCAGTTTCGGAAGGCGAATGAGGTGTGA
- a CDS encoding DUF4398 domain-containing protein, with protein MSNYMSILGAVGIAGIAVAITGCAGSVEPPTSQMRAAESSVQQAVSSDARNFEPVLLNQAQNKLADAEELIDDEMSEENYQKALHLLEQASVDAQLAGARAETAKAKQAVEEINRNIESLRQRMNGSQ; from the coding sequence ATGAGCAATTATATGTCGATATTGGGCGCCGTCGGGATTGCCGGCATAGCCGTCGCTATCACCGGTTGCGCGGGCTCCGTGGAGCCCCCCACCTCCCAAATGCGAGCCGCCGAATCTTCCGTTCAACAAGCGGTGTCATCCGACGCAAGAAACTTTGAGCCAGTGCTGCTGAATCAGGCCCAGAACAAGCTTGCCGATGCCGAAGAGCTCATCGACGATGAAATGAGCGAGGAGAATTATCAGAAAGCACTGCACCTTTTGGAACAGGCATCCGTCGATGCTCAGCTGGCCGGCGCGCGTGCCGAAACTGCAAAGGCCAAACAGGCTGTGGAAGAGATCAACAGGAACATTGAGTCTCTTCGCCAACGCATGAATGGAAGCCAGTAA